A stretch of the Actinomyces qiguomingii genome encodes the following:
- a CDS encoding GTP-binding protein — MRLTAAWPLGSVGTACRTTSVIDIPRSKDCWTCSLREVLVAVGEDRARIEPDGTTVILLPVGIELVHLVPGLAEELELVPGVALAGIAHIIDVDSAEENLLEHRPLAELAGDAYGDDRRCSGEIHMVAIGYADVVVTIGEDLVGHDLVEHLRPHDTLLLPGLDAPLLSELLSIRHDVDSALERVHPATIRAWGGPDEHGVRTLDLSSELPFHPGRLREFVADLAGRGLLARGCFWLPSRPGRVCTWEVAGGVVSVGDAGAWDAAPRRETTEVNEPTVTPIGGSLGDADGPRCHLVVTGVADEVQCARVADAFHRILLRPDEMGEALAWAGAPDGLEDWFGQE, encoded by the coding sequence GTGCGGCTGACCGCTGCATGGCCACTCGGCTCCGTCGGGACCGCCTGCCGTACCACATCGGTGATCGACATTCCGCGTTCGAAAGACTGCTGGACCTGCTCGCTGCGAGAGGTGCTGGTCGCCGTCGGCGAGGATCGCGCCAGAATTGAACCGGATGGAACCACCGTCATCCTGCTTCCCGTCGGAATCGAACTGGTCCACCTGGTTCCCGGTCTGGCTGAGGAGCTAGAACTCGTACCGGGGGTAGCTCTGGCTGGAATTGCACATATTATTGATGTCGACTCCGCTGAGGAGAACCTGTTGGAACACCGGCCGTTGGCGGAGTTGGCTGGTGACGCCTACGGAGACGACAGGCGCTGCAGCGGTGAGATCCACATGGTCGCCATCGGGTATGCGGACGTGGTCGTAACCATCGGCGAGGACCTGGTTGGCCACGATCTGGTGGAACATCTGCGCCCGCACGACACACTGCTCCTGCCGGGCCTGGATGCACCGTTGCTTTCCGAGTTGTTGAGCATTAGACACGACGTTGATTCGGCGCTCGAGCGCGTGCACCCAGCCACCATCAGGGCGTGGGGCGGGCCCGACGAGCACGGCGTGCGCACTTTGGACCTGTCCTCCGAGCTGCCCTTCCACCCCGGGCGGCTGCGCGAGTTCGTCGCTGACCTGGCCGGACGCGGTCTGCTCGCCCGCGGCTGCTTCTGGCTTCCCAGCCGTCCTGGGCGCGTGTGCACTTGGGAAGTCGCCGGCGGCGTGGTCAGCGTGGGCGACGCCGGGGCCTGGGATGCGGCGCCGCGTAGGGAGACGACTGAGGTGAATGAACCAACCGTTACGCCGATCGGAGGGTCTCTAGGTGATGCAGACGGGCCGCGATGCCACCTGGTTGTCACCGGAGTGGCGGATGAGGTGCAGTGCGCTCGGGTGGCCGATGCCTTTCATCGGATTCTGCTGCGGCCGGACGAAATGGGGGAGGCGCTGGCCTGGGCCGGAGCTCCAGACGGCTTAGAGGACTGGTTCGGGCAAGAGTGA
- the rpmB gene encoding 50S ribosomal protein L28 codes for MSRYCQVTGARPVTGYSISHSHRRSKRRWLPNLQTKRYWVPSLGRTVKLRVSAKGIKIIDQVGIDVVVARMRARGERV; via the coding sequence ATGAGCCGTTACTGCCAAGTCACGGGCGCCCGTCCGGTCACCGGGTACTCGATCTCACACTCCCACCGCCGCTCCAAGCGCCGGTGGCTGCCCAATCTGCAGACCAAACGTTACTGGGTGCCCTCCCTGGGGCGGACGGTCAAGCTGAGGGTCAGCGCCAAGGGCATCAAGATCATCGATCAGGTGGGCATCGACGTCGTCGTCGCGAGGATGCGCGCTAGAGGGGAGCGAGTCTGA
- the rpmG gene encoding 50S ribosomal protein L33, whose protein sequence is MAGVKARDLRPVIKLVSTAGTGYTYVTRKNRRNTPERLILRKYDPVVRRHVEFKESR, encoded by the coding sequence ATGGCCGGCGTCAAGGCCAGGGATCTGCGTCCGGTCATCAAGCTGGTCTCTACCGCCGGCACCGGATACACCTACGTCACCCGCAAAAACCGCCGCAACACGCCTGAGCGTCTGATCCTGCGCAAATACGATCCGGTGGTTCGCCGTCATGTCGAATTCAAGGAGTCCCGCTGA
- the rpsN gene encoding 30S ribosomal protein S14: MAKKSKLAADARRRRTVARYAERRAELKRASVNPALSEEARRAAMTALHALPRDASPTRLRNRDAVDGRPRGFIRKAGVSRVRFREMALRGELPGITKSSW, translated from the coding sequence ATGGCCAAGAAATCCAAACTCGCCGCCGATGCGCGCCGGCGTCGGACTGTAGCCCGTTACGCCGAGCGACGGGCGGAGTTGAAACGGGCGAGCGTCAACCCCGCCCTTAGCGAGGAAGCGCGTCGCGCGGCCATGACCGCCTTGCACGCACTTCCCCGCGACGCCTCTCCCACCCGACTGCGCAACCGCGACGCCGTGGACGGGCGCCCCCGCGGGTTCATCCGCAAGGCGGGAGTGAGCCGCGTCCGATTCCGGGAGATGGCGCTGCGCGGAGAGCTTCCCGGCATCACCAAGTCCTCCTGGTAG
- a CDS encoding type B 50S ribosomal protein L31 codes for MRPGIHPDYHPVVFRDKSADFAFLTRSTITSPHTIQWEDGNSYPLVDVDISSASHPFWTGKGRIMDTAGRVEKFQRRYGKRSH; via the coding sequence ATGCGCCCAGGAATCCACCCCGACTACCACCCGGTGGTCTTTCGCGATAAGTCCGCCGACTTTGCCTTCCTCACACGTTCAACCATTACGTCGCCCCACACCATCCAATGGGAAGACGGCAACAGCTACCCGTTGGTAGACGTCGACATCTCCAGCGCCTCACACCCGTTCTGGACCGGAAAGGGCCGCATCATGGATACGGCCGGCCGGGTGGAGAAGTTCCAGAGGCGCTATGGCAAACGCTCCCACTGA
- the ykgO gene encoding type B 50S ribosomal protein L36, producing the protein MKVRASIRSLAKQPGSKVVRRRGHTYVINKKNPRFKARQR; encoded by the coding sequence ATGAAGGTCCGCGCCTCCATCCGCTCACTCGCCAAGCAACCGGGCAGCAAGGTCGTGCGCCGTCGCGGCCATACCTATGTCATCAACAAAAAGAACCCGCGTTTCAAGGCCCGTCAGCGCTAA
- a CDS encoding AAA family ATPase, with the protein MRPSPPVLIVLGGLPATGKSTVARELNRDGALSYVRIDSIEQALHASGEMGNGGVQGAGYAVGYAVAGDLLDGGNDVLAECVNPLPVTRDAWRETARAHNAVLIEVELLCSDPAIHRERAESRDVDIPGLEVPDWQAIRAREYHPWDDAGVLRIDTVETSPQDAAAAIRAAVSAASIC; encoded by the coding sequence ATGCGGCCTTCCCCTCCCGTCCTGATTGTCCTCGGCGGGCTGCCCGCCACCGGGAAGTCCACCGTGGCTCGCGAACTCAACCGCGACGGCGCTCTGTCCTACGTTCGAATCGACTCAATCGAGCAGGCATTGCACGCTTCCGGCGAGATGGGCAACGGCGGCGTCCAGGGCGCCGGGTACGCCGTGGGTTACGCCGTGGCGGGCGATCTGCTGGACGGCGGAAACGACGTTCTTGCCGAGTGCGTCAACCCGTTGCCAGTAACCCGCGACGCGTGGCGGGAGACCGCCCGGGCTCACAATGCGGTTCTGATCGAGGTCGAACTGCTCTGCTCCGATCCCGCTATTCACCGCGAACGCGCCGAGAGCCGCGACGTCGACATACCCGGCCTAGAGGTGCCCGATTGGCAGGCAATACGGGCACGCGAGTACCACCCGTGGGACGACGCCGGCGTGCTGCGCATCGACACCGTCGAAACCAGTCCGCAGGATGCCGCCGCGGCTATCCGCGCCGCCGTAAGCGCCGCCTCGATCTGTTGA
- the purU gene encoding formyltetrahydrofolate deformylase, which yields MTTSAPTAPADARHLVLTLSCPDRPGIVNAVSGALARRGGNITESKQFGDEVSGLFFMRVQVQTTVAREELEKDLAELARTYSMTWSLDEVGRPMRTLIMVSKEGHCLTDLLFRARSQGLPIDVVGVVGNHEILQPVADFYGVPFHHIPVTKETKTDAEAQLLELVDSLEVELVVLARYMQILSPALCERLHGGVINIHHSFLPSFKGANPYRQAHERGVKLIGATAHYVTPDLDEGPIIEQDVTRAGHEDSVDMLRAKGQDVERRVLAQAVRWHAEHRVLLNGHRTVVFA from the coding sequence ATGACCACGTCCGCCCCCACCGCGCCCGCTGACGCCCGCCACCTCGTCCTGACCCTGTCCTGCCCCGACCGCCCCGGCATCGTCAACGCCGTCTCCGGCGCGCTGGCCCGGCGCGGCGGAAACATCACCGAGTCCAAGCAGTTCGGCGACGAGGTCTCCGGCCTGTTCTTCATGCGCGTGCAAGTGCAGACCACTGTGGCGCGTGAGGAGTTGGAGAAGGACCTGGCCGAACTCGCCCGCACCTACTCCATGACCTGGTCGCTGGATGAGGTCGGTCGCCCCATGCGCACCCTGATCATGGTCTCCAAGGAGGGTCACTGCCTGACCGACCTGCTCTTCCGCGCCCGCAGCCAGGGCCTGCCGATCGACGTCGTCGGCGTGGTCGGCAATCATGAAATTCTGCAGCCGGTGGCCGACTTCTACGGGGTCCCCTTCCACCACATCCCGGTCACCAAGGAGACCAAGACCGACGCCGAGGCGCAGTTACTGGAGCTGGTGGACTCCCTGGAGGTTGAGCTGGTGGTGCTGGCCCGCTACATGCAGATCCTCTCCCCCGCCCTGTGCGAGCGTCTCCACGGTGGGGTGATCAACATCCACCACTCGTTCCTGCCGAGCTTCAAGGGCGCCAATCCCTACCGGCAGGCACACGAGCGCGGCGTGAAGCTGATCGGCGCCACCGCCCACTACGTCACTCCCGACCTGGATGAGGGACCCATCATCGAGCAGGACGTCACCCGCGCCGGCCACGAGGACTCCGTGGATATGCTGCGGGCCAAGGGGCAGGACGTCGAGCGGCGGGTGCTGGCTCAGGCAGTGCGCTGGCACGCCGAGCACCGGGTGCTGCTCAACGGTCACCGCACCGTCGTCTTCGCCTGA
- a CDS encoding AMP-binding protein: MSATTSFARPLFLLRGGTRPDDVAAMTAAVRRRIEDGDGAGRRPLLVPIGGDEDEATVLSDLSRRLDPSGPAGDPETDIVLRTSGSTTGTGALVAMSMSALTASARATHARLGGDGVWVLALPAHHVAGLQVLIRSVLAGREPVVVDTGGGFDPGALADGVERALAAGHGPVRASLVPTQLVRVLAPGQERAAAALACADVVLLGGAPADPALLERARAAGVRVVTTYGMSETGGGCVYDGVPLDGVEVCIEDPDAVGRGRIVLSGPVLAQGYADADRAGSAVFRESRGCRAEIRPGGGGEGAGGPASPAARRELLTSDLGRFITGPDGVRTLTVLGRADEVIITGGIKVVPREVEQVLTALPGVQEACVVGLPDAEWGSAVVAVVVPETGEQIGDRSAWGQRLRAAARQRLDGAHAPKRVVVAEALPLRGPGKVDRRAAARLAGEAGVFGRDFA, encoded by the coding sequence GTGTCAGCGACAACCAGCTTCGCCCGCCCGTTGTTCCTGCTGCGCGGGGGCACCCGCCCCGATGACGTCGCCGCCATGACTGCAGCTGTGCGCCGACGCATTGAGGACGGGGACGGTGCCGGCAGGCGCCCCCTGTTGGTCCCCATCGGGGGTGACGAGGACGAGGCGACGGTCTTGTCCGACCTGTCCCGGCGGCTGGACCCGTCCGGACCTGCCGGAGACCCGGAGACCGATATTGTGCTGCGCACCTCCGGCTCCACCACCGGCACCGGGGCCCTGGTGGCCATGAGCATGTCCGCTCTGACGGCCTCGGCGCGGGCCACGCACGCCCGTCTGGGCGGTGATGGAGTCTGGGTGCTCGCCCTGCCCGCGCATCACGTCGCCGGCCTGCAGGTGCTCATCCGCTCCGTCCTGGCCGGCCGCGAACCAGTGGTAGTCGACACCGGCGGCGGCTTCGACCCTGGAGCGCTTGCGGACGGGGTGGAGCGCGCGCTGGCAGCCGGACACGGGCCGGTGCGGGCGTCCCTCGTGCCCACTCAATTGGTGCGCGTGCTGGCCCCGGGGCAGGAACGGGCGGCCGCCGCCCTCGCCTGCGCCGACGTCGTCCTATTGGGCGGCGCCCCGGCCGATCCGGCTCTGCTGGAGCGTGCCCGCGCCGCCGGGGTGCGTGTGGTGACCACCTATGGCATGAGTGAAACCGGCGGTGGCTGCGTCTACGACGGCGTGCCGTTGGACGGCGTCGAGGTGTGCATTGAGGACCCCGATGCGGTCGGCCGCGGCAGGATCGTCCTGTCCGGGCCGGTGTTGGCGCAGGGGTACGCCGACGCCGACCGTGCGGGCTCGGCGGTCTTCCGCGAGTCCCGGGGCTGCAGAGCTGAAATACGACCCGGCGGAGGCGGCGAGGGCGCCGGCGGACCAGCGTCCCCGGCAGCCCGCCGCGAACTGCTGACCAGCGATCTGGGACGGTTCATCACCGGCCCGGACGGCGTGCGGACACTGACCGTGCTGGGGCGCGCGGACGAGGTGATCATCACCGGCGGCATCAAGGTGGTGCCCCGGGAGGTCGAGCAGGTGCTCACCGCCCTGCCCGGAGTTCAGGAGGCCTGCGTGGTCGGGCTGCCCGACGCCGAGTGGGGCAGCGCCGTGGTTGCCGTCGTCGTGCCGGAAACGGGAGAGCAGATCGGCGACCGCTCGGCCTGGGGGCAGCGGTTGCGGGCCGCGGCGCGACAGCGACTGGACGGCGCCCATGCTCCCAAGCGCGTCGTCGTCGCCGAGGCGCTGCCGCTGCGCGGGCCGGGAAAGGTCGATCGGCGGGCGGCTGCACGGCTGGCCGGTGAGGCTGGCGTGTTCGGCCGGGACTTCGCATAG
- a CDS encoding PLD nuclease N-terminal domain-containing protein: MRVVLYIIVFALALYAVLDCARTPAENMPAHLPKPMWILIILAMTVVGPLAWIITSRVRAAEERGGQIERTVWSSQESAGLHLAERPRPVAPDDDPEFLAGLERDIRRRRRQEQDTSAAAEREDDEESGDDSDGRGDAGEPGIPSDGSPAS, encoded by the coding sequence GTGCGTGTCGTCCTCTACATCATCGTCTTCGCGCTGGCCTTGTATGCCGTGCTTGACTGCGCGCGCACGCCGGCGGAGAACATGCCAGCGCATCTGCCCAAACCCATGTGGATTCTGATCATCCTGGCCATGACGGTTGTGGGGCCGCTCGCCTGGATCATCACCTCCCGGGTGCGTGCCGCCGAGGAGCGCGGCGGACAGATCGAGCGCACCGTGTGGTCATCACAGGAGAGTGCGGGTTTGCATTTGGCTGAGCGCCCTCGCCCGGTGGCTCCCGACGACGATCCCGAGTTCCTGGCCGGCCTGGAGCGTGACATTCGGCGCCGCCGCCGGCAGGAGCAGGATACTTCGGCCGCTGCGGAGCGGGAGGACGATGAGGAGTCGGGCGATGACTCCGATGGCCGCGGTGATGCGGGTGAGCCGGGTATCCCCTCCGACGGCTCCCCAGCGTCGTGA
- a CDS encoding sensor histidine kinase: protein MSSGFPTSTALNWHRSCRLIGPARFRIPLSDAVLTVLFALVVLADFTLMSTWGPHPAYVANTLVALVVTVAQPLRHRSPVISGLIVYLAMVAYVALLRFTPVNLGLSPIIMAVPTALHALTRWAPDRRWGVVALQVALVGAIINPQTVYTVNPHTAHMFNYPPFGFALACVLVVTAVYLWALRSRGDAELLDQIATEAAVRAVAAERLTISRELHDLVGHGLTAVQMQADAGLTLGTPEAFHDSLTTVRDVAAGALASTREMVALLRDSTPQRTMLPIADLAGIPDMVAHARNAGLEVEADLPNAAELAAWNQHWTALQRLALSRIVSEGLANAAKHGTGSVRITVSQHDGHCEVHITNPVADPSPADFSYRSGLSGMAERLRLIDGRLDARPCSETGDSFVLDAVFPADFPTGPTPEEGK, encoded by the coding sequence ATGTCTTCTGGATTTCCGACCTCGACCGCCCTGAACTGGCATCGTTCCTGCCGCCTGATCGGGCCCGCGCGTTTCCGGATTCCACTCAGCGATGCGGTGCTGACCGTCTTGTTCGCCCTGGTGGTGCTGGCCGACTTCACGCTGATGTCTACCTGGGGACCGCACCCGGCCTATGTGGCTAACACTCTGGTGGCGCTGGTGGTGACCGTGGCCCAGCCACTTCGGCACCGTTCCCCCGTGATCTCGGGCCTGATCGTCTACCTGGCCATGGTGGCTTACGTGGCTCTCCTACGATTCACCCCGGTCAACCTCGGTCTGTCACCGATCATCATGGCGGTGCCGACGGCGTTGCACGCGCTAACTCGCTGGGCACCGGACCGGCGCTGGGGCGTAGTGGCACTGCAGGTGGCGCTTGTTGGCGCGATTATCAACCCGCAGACGGTGTACACGGTCAACCCGCACACCGCCCACATGTTCAACTATCCGCCCTTCGGCTTCGCCCTCGCTTGTGTGCTCGTGGTGACCGCCGTCTACCTGTGGGCGTTACGGAGCCGCGGCGACGCCGAGTTGCTGGACCAGATCGCCACCGAAGCCGCCGTCAGGGCGGTGGCGGCGGAACGCCTGACCATTTCGCGGGAACTACACGATCTGGTCGGTCATGGGCTTACCGCAGTCCAGATGCAGGCAGATGCGGGACTGACGCTGGGCACCCCTGAGGCTTTCCACGACTCACTGACAACGGTGCGCGACGTCGCCGCGGGTGCTCTCGCCTCCACGCGCGAAATGGTCGCCCTGCTGCGCGACTCGACGCCCCAGAGGACAATGCTCCCTATAGCGGACCTGGCCGGTATTCCCGATATGGTCGCGCATGCCCGCAACGCCGGCCTGGAGGTGGAAGCCGATCTGCCCAACGCGGCTGAACTCGCCGCCTGGAACCAGCACTGGACGGCGCTGCAGCGTCTGGCACTGAGCCGCATCGTCTCCGAGGGACTGGCCAACGCCGCCAAGCACGGCACCGGCAGTGTCCGCATCACCGTCTCCCAGCACGACGGTCACTGCGAGGTGCACATCACCAACCCGGTGGCGGACCCGTCCCCCGCCGACTTCTCGTATCGCAGCGGTCTTTCGGGCATGGCCGAGCGGCTGCGTCTAATAGATGGCCGACTGGACGCCCGCCCTTGCAGCGAGACCGGAGACAGCTTTGTGTTGGATGCCGTCTTTCCTGCGGACTTCCCAACCGGCCCCACCCCGGAGGAGGGCAAGTGA
- a CDS encoding response regulator has translation MSAGRLRIAVVDDQQLLVAAFSTLLNAQADMHVVATAHDGRSALDVLRRAHKRGETADVVLMDIRMPGLDGIAATQRILTDPELSGQGVRTTRVLMLTTFQEEELVMGALRAGAVGFLVKDSGPNDLIAAVRAVAAGQAWLDPVITPYVLRALEGESTASTSQPNFPVGLLPGEKLTGRERDVLELVCRGMTNPEIAARLYIAESTVKTHVKALLGRTGCRNRVELVIHALQTGMVSTVL, from the coding sequence GTGAGCGCAGGTCGACTGCGCATAGCCGTCGTCGATGACCAGCAGCTGCTAGTCGCAGCCTTCAGCACACTTCTGAACGCCCAGGCGGACATGCATGTGGTTGCTACGGCGCATGATGGGCGGTCGGCGCTTGACGTGCTGCGCCGGGCTCATAAACGTGGCGAGACGGCCGACGTGGTCCTGATGGACATCCGCATGCCGGGTCTTGATGGTATTGCGGCAACACAGCGGATTCTGACCGATCCGGAATTGAGCGGCCAAGGCGTTCGGACCACCCGTGTGCTCATGCTTACCACCTTCCAGGAGGAGGAACTGGTGATGGGGGCACTGCGAGCCGGGGCGGTCGGTTTCCTGGTGAAGGACTCCGGCCCAAATGATCTCATTGCGGCGGTTCGCGCCGTTGCCGCCGGCCAGGCCTGGCTTGATCCGGTCATCACCCCCTATGTGCTCCGCGCCCTTGAGGGAGAGTCGACGGCGAGCACATCCCAACCGAATTTCCCTGTGGGGCTGCTGCCCGGTGAGAAGCTGACCGGCCGCGAGCGCGACGTGCTTGAACTGGTTTGTCGGGGAATGACCAACCCGGAGATAGCGGCGCGCCTGTACATCGCCGAGTCGACCGTGAAGACGCATGTCAAGGCGCTACTGGGCCGCACCGGCTGCCGCAATCGGGTTGAGCTGGTCATTCACGCCCTGCAAACCGGGATGGTTAGCACCGTTCTGTAG
- a CDS encoding ABC transporter ATP-binding protein, whose product MSTQSSSPSIAPPLSTPTSSHVPAAVITPPGLALRGVHVSYGRLKVLAGLSLTARPGRVYGLLGLNGAGKSTTFNAALGLLRPTAGSIEVLGKPLGRESLTHMGASINGPAFYPQLSARRNLRIHCLLTGTAPEVIDPLLEQVGLGQAGRKRAGSFSTGMKVRLALAMALLGDPEVLVLDEPQSGLDPQGIIWLRDLLRELAAGGRTVIVSSHMLGEMARTCDDIGVLAGGRMVYEGPLVDFAAAGQDLEEAFLTAVTGAERHDGQEARK is encoded by the coding sequence ATGAGCACACAATCGTCATCCCCTTCCATCGCACCACCGCTCTCCACCCCCACCTCATCCCACGTACCCGCCGCTGTCATCACCCCACCCGGGCTGGCACTGCGGGGCGTCCACGTCAGCTACGGCAGACTAAAGGTGCTGGCCGGCCTGAGCCTGACCGCCCGTCCGGGCCGCGTATACGGTCTGCTGGGGCTCAATGGTGCCGGCAAGTCCACCACCTTCAACGCCGCGCTGGGGCTACTGCGCCCCACCGCCGGTTCAATCGAGGTGCTGGGCAAGCCCCTGGGCCGCGAGAGCCTGACGCATATGGGGGCCAGCATCAACGGACCCGCCTTCTACCCGCAGCTGTCCGCCCGCCGCAACCTGCGCATCCACTGTCTGCTGACCGGTACCGCCCCGGAGGTGATCGACCCGCTGCTGGAGCAGGTCGGCCTGGGGCAGGCCGGCCGCAAACGGGCGGGCAGTTTCTCCACCGGCATGAAAGTGCGCCTTGCCCTGGCGATGGCACTGCTGGGCGACCCGGAGGTGCTGGTACTGGACGAGCCGCAAAGTGGCCTGGACCCGCAGGGAATCATCTGGCTGCGCGATCTTTTGCGCGAGCTGGCTGCGGGCGGGCGCACCGTCATCGTTTCCAGCCATATGCTCGGGGAGATGGCGCGTACCTGCGATGACATAGGTGTGCTCGCGGGCGGGCGCATGGTCTATGAGGGGCCGCTGGTCGACTTCGCCGCCGCCGGACAGGACCTGGAGGAGGCATTTCTCACTGCCGTCACCGGAGCCGAACGGCACGACGGGCAGGAGGCACGCAAATGA
- a CDS encoding histidine phosphatase family protein, translating into MARTTIHLMRHGEVHNPEGVLYGRLPGYHLSELGRRMAEQVAEVLAASGHDIAAVITSPLERARESGAPTARAFGLAPSCDARLIEADNHFEGVPINRDRKILARPEHWRYYLNPLRPSWGEPYTQLVDRMSQAVRAAIPQVEGREALLVSHQLPVWALRLRLEGRSLVHDPRRRQCALASLTSLTFDGRTLVGLSYWEPAGDLLRRAADMVPGTSAAAENVGAGGAEAPNGSAGAERAAQDA; encoded by the coding sequence ATGGCGCGTACCACCATTCACCTCATGCGGCATGGCGAGGTCCACAACCCCGAAGGCGTGCTCTACGGACGCCTGCCCGGCTACCACCTGTCCGAACTCGGCCGCCGGATGGCCGAGCAGGTCGCCGAAGTACTGGCGGCCTCCGGCCACGACATCGCCGCCGTGATCACCTCCCCGCTGGAGCGGGCGCGCGAGTCGGGCGCCCCCACGGCGCGGGCCTTCGGTCTTGCCCCCAGCTGCGATGCGCGGCTGATCGAGGCCGATAACCACTTCGAGGGAGTGCCCATCAACCGGGACCGGAAGATTCTGGCGCGCCCCGAGCACTGGCGCTACTACCTGAATCCGCTGCGCCCCAGTTGGGGGGAGCCGTACACCCAGCTGGTGGACCGCATGAGCCAGGCCGTGCGCGCCGCCATCCCCCAGGTGGAGGGCCGCGAGGCGCTTTTGGTGTCACACCAGTTGCCCGTGTGGGCGCTGCGCCTGCGCCTGGAGGGCAGATCTCTGGTGCATGATCCGCGACGCCGCCAGTGCGCGCTCGCGTCACTGACCTCGCTCACCTTTGATGGGCGCACCCTGGTGGGGCTTTCCTACTGGGAGCCCGCCGGGGACCTGCTGCGCCGAGCCGCAGACATGGTGCCCGGAACTTCAGCCGCCGCCGAAAACGTTGGGGCCGGTGGAGCTGAAGCGCCCAATGGTTCCGCTGGCGCCGAGCGCGCCGCACAGGACGCATGA
- the dapD gene encoding 2,3,4,5-tetrahydropyridine-2,6-dicarboxylate N-succinyltransferase, with translation MTTRSAWGLGLATVTDDGNTLDVWYPRPVLGQAPADGDTDLLATLSSMERRDPARGVHTTVVRTSADLDDAPQTVAGAYLRLHVLSHRLVLPNTINLDGIFSRLPNVVWTSAGPCAVDGFESTRIRLQASLGHPVQVLSVDKFPRMTDYVLPTGVRIGDAAKVRLGAYLSEGTIVMHGGFVNYNAGTLGRSMVEGSIAQGVVIGDGSDIGGGASTMGLASGNGRRVALGERCLLGANSGLGIPLGDDCVVEAGLFVTAGTRVSLMPQGGVVPGAHGLFKEPRVVPASELAGASNVLFRRNSQSGAVEALSRGGKGIELAPQAASR, from the coding sequence ATGACGACTCGCAGCGCATGGGGTCTCGGCCTGGCGACCGTGACCGACGACGGCAACACCCTCGACGTCTGGTATCCGCGGCCGGTCCTGGGCCAGGCGCCCGCGGACGGCGACACCGATCTGCTGGCCACGCTCAGTTCCATGGAGCGCCGTGACCCGGCGCGCGGCGTACATACCACGGTGGTACGGACCTCGGCCGACCTTGATGACGCCCCCCAGACGGTGGCCGGCGCGTATCTGCGCCTGCACGTTCTCTCCCACCGGCTAGTGCTGCCTAACACGATCAACTTGGATGGCATCTTCTCCCGCCTGCCCAATGTGGTATGGACCTCGGCGGGCCCCTGCGCAGTGGACGGCTTCGAGTCCACCCGCATCCGCCTGCAGGCCTCACTGGGGCACCCGGTCCAGGTGCTGTCGGTGGACAAGTTCCCGCGCATGACCGACTACGTTCTACCCACGGGAGTACGTATCGGTGACGCCGCGAAGGTGCGGCTGGGCGCCTACCTGTCGGAGGGCACCATCGTCATGCATGGCGGTTTCGTCAACTACAACGCGGGCACCCTCGGCCGTTCAATGGTGGAGGGAAGCATCGCTCAGGGGGTGGTCATCGGCGACGGCTCCGACATCGGCGGCGGCGCCTCCACCATGGGACTGGCCTCCGGCAATGGCCGACGCGTGGCACTGGGCGAGCGCTGCCTGCTGGGCGCCAACTCGGGTCTGGGGATCCCCCTGGGCGACGACTGCGTGGTGGAGGCCGGTCTGTTCGTCACTGCCGGCACACGTGTGTCGTTGATGCCGCAGGGAGGGGTTGTGCCCGGTGCGCACGGGCTGTTCAAGGAGCCGCGGGTGGTTCCCGCCAGCGAGCTGGCGGGCGCATCCAATGTGCTGTTCCGCCGCAACTCCCAGTCCGGGGCGGTCGAGGCCCTCTCCCGGGGAGGCAAGGGAATCGAACTGGCCCCGCAGGCCGCCTCCCGCTAG